AGTGGGGGCAAAGCGGCGCGCTGATCGAACCGTGCGCCACGCGTGCCGAGCAAAGTACGGGAGAGCCTGCATGTCCACCTTGCCTGCAAACGCCTCGTCGACCGCATCACCGCTGCGCCGTCGCAACTTTGCCAGCGACAATGGCAGCGGTGTCTGCCCGGAGGTGTGGGAGGCGATGCGCGCCGCCGACGCCGCCGGGCACTGCCCCGGGTACGGCAACGACGAGTGGACGCGCCGCGCCAGCGACCTGATCCGCGCGACGTTCGAGCAGCCGCAGGCCGACGTCTACTTCGTCTTCACCGGCACGGCCGCCAACAGCTTGGCGCTGTCGAGCCTGTGCCAGAGCTACCACGCGATCGTCTGCCACGAACTGGCCCACGTCGAGACCGACGAGTGCGGCGCGCCCGAGTTCTTCTCCAACGGCAGCAAGATCATCACCTGCCCCGGCGACCAGGGAAAGCTGCAGCCTGCGACGGTCGAGCAGCTCGTCGTCCGCCGCACCGACATCCACTTCCCGCGCCCGCGCGTGCTGAGCCTGACGCAGACAAGCGAACTGGGCACGGTCTACGCGCCGGCGGAGGTCGCGGCGCTGTCGGCGGTCGCGAAGCGGCACGGGATGCGCGTGCACATGGACGGCGCACGCTTCGCCAACGCGGTCGCCTCGCTCGGCTGCGCGCCGGCGGAGGTCACGTGGCGCGCGGGCGTGGACGTGCTGTCGTTCGGTGGCACGAAGAACGGCATGGCGGTCGGCGACGCGGTCGTCTTCTTCGACCGGGCGCTCGGCGAGGAGTTCGCCTACCGCTGCAAGCAGGCGGGGCAGTTGGCGAGCAAGATGCGTTACCTGTCGGCCCCGTGGCTGGCGTCGCTGAACGACGACGTCTGGCTGCGCCGCGCCGGCCACGCCAACGCGATGGCCCGCCGGCTGGCGACGGGGCTGGGGCAAGTGGAGGGGGTAAGCCTGCCGCTGCCGACGCAGGGCAACGTCGTCTTCGCGAACCTGCCGGCGGCGCGGCTGGCGCACCTGGCGGGGCGCGGCTGGCGGTTCTACACGTTCATCGGTGTCGTCGGCGCCGCGCGGTTCGTCTGCTCGTGGGACACCACCGAGCAGGACGTCGACGATCTGCTGGCCGACGTCGCATCGGCGACAGCGAACTAGCAGGATGTCCCGCAGTCTCACAGGAGACTGCGCGCCGCCCGCACCAGCCGCTCGTGTACTGTCCGATAGCTCCTCCTACGGTTCCGCTGACTTCGTTCACAGAAGTTCAGCTATGCAATATTTGGAAAAAAAATACAACTGTTGTATATTGATGATGCGGTTACTCGTTGCCCAAGATGTTTATTCGTTTGAATGGAGGATATCCGATGGTTTTTCGATTCGTGGCTACGCTGGCGATCCTTGTGTGGGGCTGCTGCGCCGGGCTCGTAATAGCGGCACCGTCGGTCACCATTCCAGCGGCCGCGCCAAGCAACCTGTTCCAGCCGGGGGATTCGATCGCCTTCGACGTGCGCCTCACCGGTATGTCGGCGGGGAACGTCGAGGTCAGCGCCCGCGTCACCGATTACTTCGGCAAGGAAGTTTGGTCGAAGAACCAATCCGTGCCGGCCGGTGATGACGGCAACGCGTTGCTACCGGTCAAGCTGGAACAACTCGGAAACGGTTACTACGAACTGCATGTCTCGGCCCGGCAGGGCGGGGGTGACGAGGCCCGAGCCAAAACGATGGTCAGCTTCGGCGTCGCGCCGTTCGTCGAGCGCTCCGCTGCAGAGGTACGCGAGAAGGAGTACCGCTTCGGTCTGAAAAAGTGGAACTGGAGTTCGCCCCTGCGCGGCACGGAATGGGACGAGCGTAAGGCCGTCGCTGCTTCGGTCAAGCTCGGGCTGCAGTGGACGCGCGAAATGCTCCAGGAGCAACGGCACCTCGGCACGATCGAGATGATCGAAACGTACCCGATGAACGTCGTGATGAAGATCGAACGCTTCCCCGCCGAGATGTACGACGAGCAACGCTACGGTCCGAAGGCGGCCTGGGAGGCCGAACAGGGCAAGGGGCACTGGGTGCTCAAAACGTTGCCGCAGAAAGCGCCCTATCAGAAGTGGCTGCGCGAGCACGTAAGCAAAATTCCCGCCGAACAGAACGTGTTCGAGATCTGGAACGAGCCGTGGGACAAGATGAACCCGGAGGACTTCGCCGAACTATGTAAGTGGATCGCCGAGGTCGTGTTCGACGTTCGCCCCAACGCCATCCTCGGTCCGAACCTGCTCGGTT
Above is a genomic segment from Tepidisphaeraceae bacterium containing:
- a CDS encoding low specificity L-threonine aldolase, giving the protein MSTLPANASSTASPLRRRNFASDNGSGVCPEVWEAMRAADAAGHCPGYGNDEWTRRASDLIRATFEQPQADVYFVFTGTAANSLALSSLCQSYHAIVCHELAHVETDECGAPEFFSNGSKIITCPGDQGKLQPATVEQLVVRRTDIHFPRPRVLSLTQTSELGTVYAPAEVAALSAVAKRHGMRVHMDGARFANAVASLGCAPAEVTWRAGVDVLSFGGTKNGMAVGDAVVFFDRALGEEFAYRCKQAGQLASKMRYLSAPWLASLNDDVWLRRAGHANAMARRLATGLGQVEGVSLPLPTQGNVVFANLPAARLAHLAGRGWRFYTFIGVVGAARFVCSWDTTEQDVDDLLADVASATAN